In a genomic window of Sulfuriferula nivalis:
- a CDS encoding pilin — protein sequence MNKMQKGFTLIELMIVVAIIGILAAIAIPSYNNYTKKAKFTEVVQATAAAKTGVEMCANDLNTLTGCSGGSNGVPQNITTATKYLASLTTTNGIIKATATLTGGLAGETYILNPSYTAATATTDASPITWATDPTSTCLTASICK from the coding sequence ATGAACAAAATGCAAAAAGGTTTTACCTTGATCGAATTGATGATTGTTGTTGCGATTATCGGTATTTTGGCTGCAATCGCGATTCCGTCATACAATAACTACACGAAAAAAGCTAAATTTACTGAAGTTGTTCAAGCAACTGCTGCAGCTAAAACTGGTGTTGAAATGTGTGCAAATGATTTGAACACATTGACAGGCTGTTCAGGCGGTAGCAATGGTGTTCCGCAAAATATTACAACAGCAACTAAATACCTAGCTTCGCTTACTACTACAAATGGCATAATCAAAGCTACTGCCACTTTAACTGGTGGTCTTGCGGGTGAAACTTACATTCTAAACCCTTCTTATACTGCAGCTACTGCCACAACGGATGCATCACCTATTACATGGGCTACTGATCCTACAAGTACTTGTCTAACAGCTAGCATTTGCAAATAA